One stretch of Prinia subflava isolate CZ2003 ecotype Zambia chromosome 7, Cam_Psub_1.2, whole genome shotgun sequence DNA includes these proteins:
- the LOC134552775 gene encoding uncharacterized protein LOC134552775 isoform X2, whose product MGQKSSKEKIGKKRKSKKPSTEIPPDSPLGIMLNNWEKNPCTRTKDKIKMIQFCMLEWPREKIRSDHVYWPRYGSFEKWICQALNEFINSKEQSDLEERNYAACWTGDYRRIKIFKVAETPGTKQGRKTGKGKEGEQEKGEQEKKREKEWDPLQFLPPPFQSTPALPESGPSGRSPSAPMSEFVPAPAYTTGPGLSCGLAPVPVPGVGPLGAAAPVAPGPLPRPPPVVAPCLPGAAGAGFLTPSSIVVGPHAFSPAAVAAAGGLPSLSPPVAAAGSPAAAAAGEAFPSLSPPVIAADPLPLAEAARFLPLSPATPGPQAFPPAAGIVSPETAAAAARPLHASPVAMRSPALPSAAVMAPQASAAPSPPGTASPSLPACGGSPPVPSPRTVATTPAPAMPGAAAAAPFVPETAGPAAMGRVGSPATWSRQEMTSPSEIPVADPAHAPPLEDSNSIVTWEDQNSMVSPPGIPLPVRGIVSMETAAATVKKSSLSLPDAPYKNTRNAVRKQLSPDYYSPHENKTKEKEWEKEIGLFPLREVLLTTEAAVRTRERGWIHASRIKGPVEKPKEWTISSEPGETKLTLKRK is encoded by the coding sequence ATGGGACAGAAATCCAGTAAAGAGAAgatagggaagaaaagaaaaagtaaaaaaccatCCACAGAAATTCCTCCAGACAGTCCACTGGGAATCATGTTaaataattgggaaaaaaacccttgtacAAGgacaaaggataaaataaagatgatacAATTCTGTATGCTAGAATggccaagagagaaaataagatctgATCACGTTTATTGGCCTAGATATGGTTCCTTCGAAAAATGGATTTGTCAGGctttaaatgaatttataaattcaaaggaacagagtgatttagaagaaagaaattatgcGGCCTGTTGGACTGGAGATTATAGGAGAATCAAGATTTTTAAAGTAGCAGAAACCCCTGGAACAAAGCaagggaggaaaacagggaaagggaaggaaggggaacaggaaaaaggggaacaggagaaaaagagagaaaaggaatgggACCCTCTGCAGTTTCTACCCCCTCCTTTTCAAAGCACGCCTGCATTGCCAGAGTCAGGACCCAGCGGGAGGTCTCCCTCGGCCCCAATGTCGGAGTTCGTCCCTGCCCCCGCGTATACCACGGGTCCCGGCTTGTCGTGTGGTCTCGCCCCGGTTCCCGTCCCGGGCGTGGGTCCGCTTGGGGCggcagccccggtggcaccgggccccctcccccgcccgcccccagTAGTGGCTCCCTgtctgcctggggcagcaggagcgggCTTTCTGACCCCTTCCTCCATAGTTGTAGGTCCGCACGCCTTTTCGCCCGCCGCagtggcggcggcgggaggtctcccctccctttctccgccggtggcggcggcgggttcgcccgcggcggcggcggcgggggaggctttcccttccctttctccgcCAGTAATTGCAGCAGACCCTCTCCCGCTCGCGGAGGCCGCCcgtttcttgcccctttcccCCGCGACCCCAGGTCCCCAAGCTTTTCCGCCAGCCGCAGGAATAGTATCGCCAGAaacggcggcagcagcggcccGACCCTTGCACGCCTCTCCTGTGGCTATGAGATCGCCAGCCCTCCCGTCCGCCGCGGTGATGGCGCCGCAGGCATCTGCGGCTCCTAGCCCTCCTGGGACGGCGAGTCCCTCGCTGCCAGCGTGTGGCGGGTCTCCGCCGGTCCCGTCTCCGAGGACCGTGGCGACGACCCCGGCCCCGGCGATgccgggcgctgctgccgcGGCCCCGTTTGTGCCGGAGACGGCAGGCCCAGCCGCCATGGGCCGCGTGGGCAGCCCAGCCACATGGAGTAGACAGGAAATGACTTCCCCTTCGGAAATTCCGGTAGCAGACCCCGCCCATGCCCCTCCTTTGGAGGACTCAAACTCTATAGTTACTTGGGAGGACCAAAATTCTATGGTGAGTCCTCCAGGAATTCCACTTCCTGTTAGGGGAATCGTCTCTATGGAAACCGCTGCCGCTACGGTTAAAAAGAGTTCTTTGTCTCTGCCAGATGCCCCTTACAAAAATACTAGAAATGCAGTTAGGAAGCAACTTTCTCCTGATTATTACTcaccacatgaaaacaaaactaaagaaaaggaatgggaaaaagaaattgggCTATTTCCCCTAAGAGAG